The Gemmatimonadales bacterium sequence CGTTGCTGTTGCCAGAGCCGTAGTGGACGGCCGGGCCTGGCGGGGGATCATGGTGGACGGCGCGGGGATCGGAAGCTCGATGGCGGCCAACAAGGTGCCCGGCGTGCGCGCGGCCCTATGCTACGACCTCACCACCGCTGCCAACGCGCGGGAACACAACGATGCCAACGTACTCACTTTGGGCGGCACGCTGATAGGCACGCGGCTTGCTGCTGACATAGTGCGCGCGTTCCTCGCCACTCCCTTCGGGGGAGGACGGCATCAGAAACGAGTGGAGAAGATCAACCGACTCGATTCCGGCCGCGGCTAGCACGACCCGGGCCGCACGCCCGAGGTCGCCATGACCGTCCGTCGCCAGGAAGCACTCGACTACCATGCCGGAGGCAGGCCCGGCAAGATCCAGATAGCGATCACCAAGCCCTGCAAGACCCAGCGCGACCTCTCCCTCGCCTACACGCCCGGCGTCGCCGAGCCCTGCCTCGACATCCAGAAGAACCCCGACGACGCCTACCGCTACACCGCCCGTGGCAACCTGGTCGCGGTGGTGTCCAACGGGACGGCGGTGCTCGGCCTCGGCGACATCGGCGCGCTGGCCGGGAAGCCGGTCATGGAGG is a genomic window containing:
- a CDS encoding RpiB/LacA/LacB family sugar-phosphate isomerase — translated: VAVARAVVDGRAWRGIMVDGAGIGSSMAANKVPGVRAALCYDLTTAANAREHNDANVLTLGGTLIGTRLAADIVRAFLATPFGGGRHQKRVEKINRLDSGRG